A section of the Candidatus Omnitrophota bacterium genome encodes:
- the gyrA gene encoding DNA gyrase subunit A yields the protein MYTKGEKVVPVYIEEEMKDSYISYAMSVIVGRALPDVRDGLKPVHRRILYTMHELNLRHNQPFKKSARIVGDCLGKYHPHGDTAVYDALVRMVQDFSLRYPLIDGQGNFGSVDGDAPAAMRYCISGDTLIVTDKGLQRIEKIPHHSEVSFYALSANNKINHVSKWFDSGEHPTIRIQTHRGFSLCGSYNHPILVWQSKERRACFKWRLLKELQEGDYAVISRSDALFPKKETSLKPFYPKVNKRCKIHKLPRFMNRDFALILGAIVAEGNIGKEHIGFCNNDELFIEQFKSSFKRVFPDCKLHEFVRKPQGYTKKQYMSLEIHSKQVIEFLKNLGLTPGRAKDRRVPDIIFQSKKDSVASFVRGYAEGDGSVCISSSLSNLEVTFISASKKLMQELQILLLRFGIDSSYRLQRSRNVFKLFIRSHDNLNLFKNNIGFISRRKRKKLQEISGRNSNSWVMSKMDFIPYLSNYIRTSNKYKAKYRGHGEFLIKHNIDRYTKIERHWKKLKEVLDKEDMQLYATLRGNKYIFDKITSVKESGVNRVYSIKVDSPCHSFVSNGFISHNTEARMASISFEMLADIEKDTVNFAPNFDASLQEPILLPAAIPNLLINGSSGIAVGMATNIPPHNLGEVIDGLSYLIDKPDCELKALMKIIKGPDFPTGGIICGRNSIKDAYSKGRGKLTVRARAQIEKSKGSKEAIVVTELPYQVNKSNLIASVASLVTDKKVEGISDIRDESDKDGMRIVIDLKRDAESKVILNQLFKHTDLETTFGIILLALVDSRPRILNLKSILHYFIVHRKEIIKRRTQFELDKALKRAHILEGLKIALKFLDRVIKTIKQSKSVPDAKAALMKNFKLSDVQAQAILEMQLQRLTALERSKLENEYLELIKRIELLRSILASEKKIEMIIKEELDALKKKYADERRTDIVGEVQELEIEDLIAEEDVVITISHTGYIKRLPVSAYRKHHRGGKGVTGAEMKDEDLIEHLFIASTHEYILFFTDTGRVLWLRVHEIPQAGRASKGKAIVNLLQLGSGENISACIPVKEFHEDAFLVMATKNGLIKKTRLDAFSNPRKGGIIGLSLEKGDSLISVKMTDGNSEILLATAQGKAIRFVEKQVREMGRAAKGVKGISLAKKDLVIAMEIPAKECTFLTVTERGFAKRTQASEYRLQSRGGKGIINIRVTSKNGPAVNLLSVRDKDEIMAITQNAMIVRCAVKDIRSTGRSAQGVRLIKLGAKDKVACMAHVVKQEE from the coding sequence ATGTATACAAAGGGTGAAAAGGTAGTTCCGGTTTATATTGAAGAGGAAATGAAGGATTCCTACATTTCCTACGCAATGAGCGTGATTGTTGGCAGGGCCCTGCCTGATGTGCGCGATGGCCTAAAGCCCGTACATCGACGCATTCTATATACGATGCATGAGCTGAATCTTAGGCACAACCAACCCTTTAAAAAATCAGCCAGAATCGTTGGGGATTGCTTGGGAAAATATCATCCTCACGGAGATACGGCAGTATATGACGCCCTAGTAAGAATGGTGCAGGATTTTTCTCTGCGCTATCCTTTGATAGATGGCCAGGGGAATTTTGGTTCGGTTGACGGCGATGCTCCAGCGGCGATGCGATATTGCATTAGTGGTGACACATTAATTGTCACAGATAAAGGGTTGCAGAGGATAGAGAAGATTCCCCATCATTCAGAAGTTTCTTTTTATGCACTTTCAGCAAATAATAAGATAAATCATGTTTCAAAATGGTTTGATTCTGGTGAGCATCCAACAATAAGAATACAAACCCACAGAGGTTTTAGCCTATGCGGCAGCTATAATCATCCTATTCTTGTCTGGCAAAGCAAAGAAAGAAGAGCGTGTTTTAAGTGGAGATTGCTGAAAGAGTTGCAAGAAGGTGACTATGCAGTAATAAGTAGGAGTGATGCGCTCTTTCCTAAAAAAGAGACATCTTTAAAGCCTTTTTACCCAAAGGTCAACAAAAGATGCAAGATTCATAAGCTTCCACGATTTATGAATAGGGATTTTGCTTTGATTTTGGGGGCGATAGTTGCTGAGGGTAATATTGGTAAGGAGCATATCGGATTTTGTAATAACGATGAGCTATTTATTGAGCAATTTAAAAGCAGCTTTAAAAGAGTATTCCCTGATTGTAAGCTTCACGAATTTGTGCGAAAACCACAAGGTTACACCAAAAAACAATACATGTCTTTAGAAATTCACTCTAAGCAAGTAATAGAATTTTTGAAAAATCTCGGCCTAACACCAGGTAGAGCTAAAGATAGGAGAGTTCCGGATATCATTTTTCAGTCCAAGAAAGATTCAGTCGCTTCTTTTGTTCGTGGTTATGCAGAAGGAGATGGTAGCGTTTGCATATCATCTTCTTTGAGCAATCTAGAAGTAACTTTTATTTCCGCTAGCAAAAAACTTATGCAAGAACTCCAAATTTTATTATTGAGATTTGGGATCGATTCTTCATATAGGTTGCAGAGGTCACGCAATGTGTTTAAGCTTTTTATTAGAAGCCACGACAACCTCAATCTATTTAAAAATAATATAGGTTTTATATCGCGCAGAAAGCGCAAGAAACTACAAGAGATCTCTGGCCGCAATAGCAATAGCTGGGTTATGTCTAAGATGGACTTTATCCCCTATTTGTCTAATTACATCCGCACAAGCAATAAATACAAGGCCAAGTATAGAGGCCACGGGGAATTTTTGATTAAACACAACATCGATAGGTATACGAAAATAGAGCGACATTGGAAGAAGCTCAAAGAAGTGCTTGATAAGGAAGATATGCAGCTGTACGCAACATTGAGAGGGAACAAATACATTTTTGATAAAATTACCTCGGTTAAAGAAAGCGGGGTAAACAGGGTCTATTCAATAAAAGTAGATAGTCCCTGCCACTCATTCGTATCAAATGGATTTATAAGTCATAATACTGAGGCACGTATGGCTTCCATTTCCTTCGAGATGCTAGCAGACATCGAAAAGGATACAGTAAATTTTGCTCCTAATTTTGATGCTTCTTTGCAGGAGCCAATATTATTACCTGCAGCTATTCCTAACCTATTAATTAATGGTTCAAGCGGCATAGCCGTAGGCATGGCAACTAACATCCCGCCACATAACTTAGGTGAAGTTATTGACGGTTTAAGTTATTTAATTGATAAACCCGACTGTGAACTCAAGGCATTGATGAAGATTATTAAAGGGCCAGATTTTCCAACAGGCGGAATAATCTGCGGTAGGAACAGCATAAAGGACGCCTATTCTAAAGGCAGGGGTAAACTTACGGTCCGCGCCCGAGCTCAGATTGAAAAATCCAAAGGCTCTAAAGAGGCGATTGTTGTGACTGAGCTTCCTTACCAGGTGAATAAATCCAACCTTATCGCTTCTGTGGCTTCATTGGTAACAGACAAAAAGGTCGAGGGGATAAGTGATATTCGCGATGAATCTGATAAAGATGGAATGCGCATTGTTATAGATTTAAAACGTGATGCTGAATCTAAGGTCATACTCAATCAATTATTTAAGCACACAGATTTAGAGACTACTTTCGGCATTATCTTGCTTGCCTTGGTAGACAGCCGACCGCGTATATTAAACCTTAAGAGTATCCTGCATTATTTTATTGTTCACAGAAAAGAAATAATTAAAAGACGTACACAATTTGAGCTGGATAAGGCATTAAAGAGAGCGCATATTTTAGAAGGTTTAAAGATTGCCCTGAAGTTTTTAGACAGGGTTATCAAAACCATAAAGCAATCAAAGAGCGTGCCTGATGCCAAGGCAGCATTAATGAAGAACTTTAAACTATCAGATGTGCAGGCACAGGCGATTTTAGAAATGCAATTGCAGCGGCTCACGGCCCTAGAAAGAAGCAAGCTGGAAAATGAATATTTAGAGTTGATTAAGCGCATAGAACTGTTGCGTTCAATCCTTGCTTCGGAAAAAAAGATAGAGATGATCATTAAAGAAGAGCTGGATGCTTTAAAGAAAAAATATGCGGATGAGCGCCGTACAGATATAGTGGGTGAAGTTCAGGAACTAGAGATAGAAGATCTGATAGCTGAAGAAGATGTGGTGATCACTATAAGTCATACTGGTTACATCAAGAGATTGCCGGTGTCAGCCTATCGCAAACACCACCGGGGAGGAAAAGGAGTTACAGGGGCCGAGATGAAGGATGAGGATCTCATAGAGCATCTTTTTATTGCCTCTACGCATGAGTATATTCTATTTTTCACGGATACAGGAAGGGTATTGTGGTTAAGGGTTCATGAGATCCCTCAGGCAGGCCGCGCCTCAAAGGGCAAGGCAATTGTGAATCTTCTGCAGCTTGGCAGCGGAGAAAATATCAGCGCTTGCATACCAGTGAAAGAGTTTCATGAGGATGCCTTTCTGGTTATGGCTACCAAGAATGGCCTGATTAAAAAGACAAGACTAGACGCCTTTAGCAACCCACGCAAGGGCGGCATTATTGGTTTGAGTTTGGAAAAAGGCGACAGCTTGATTAGCGTAAAGATGACTGATGGTAACAGTGAGATTCTTTTGGCCACGGCTCAAGGTAAGGCTATAAGATTTGTGGAAAAGCAGGTGCGGGAAATGGGAAGGGCTGCCAAAGGAGTAAAAGGGATTTCGCTTGCCAAAAAGGATTTGGTTATTGCCATGGAGATTCCTGCTAAGGAGTGTACTTTTCTTACGGTGACCGAGCGCGGATTTGCAAAAAGGACTCAGGCTTCAGAGTACCG
- the dnaA gene encoding chromosomal replication initiator protein DnaA: MDSNKVWASALKNIENVVGQTAIETWFAPIQAKLLENKFILEVPDEFFKDWVIQHYLKLIKSALEEVVPDFPHDIQVRVNALIYKSREQSRLADFTQRVQPRQITTLNLNSRFTFDQFVIGSSNRFAHAASLAVAESPAKAYNPFFIYGGVGLGKTHLMQAIAHFILKKRNDAKITYIPSEKFTNELIGAIQHRSTSQFRTKYRNVDVLLIDDIQFIAGKESTQEEFFHTFNELYDHHKQIVLSSDRPPREIANLEERLISRFQWGLITDIQPPNFETRIAILKKKIEHEPVQVPEDVVYFIADLIKTNIRELEGALIRVIAYSLLEEKTISLNLAQDVLRDMLTESAKIITIERIQKEVAGMFNVTVNEVRSKRRTKNIILPRQIAMYLARELTTQSLPEIGEAFGGKNHTTVLYACKKIKKEINNNKQVSNFVSSILKNIKQ, encoded by the coding sequence ATGGACAGTAATAAAGTCTGGGCATCTGCCTTAAAAAACATTGAAAACGTTGTTGGTCAAACCGCCATAGAAACCTGGTTTGCGCCGATACAAGCTAAGTTGCTCGAGAACAAATTCATCCTAGAAGTGCCTGATGAGTTCTTTAAGGATTGGGTAATACAGCATTATCTTAAATTGATTAAAAGCGCTTTGGAAGAAGTAGTCCCTGATTTTCCTCACGATATACAGGTGCGTGTCAATGCGCTTATCTACAAGAGCCGGGAGCAATCGCGTCTTGCTGATTTTACCCAGAGGGTCCAACCACGTCAAATAACTACCCTAAATCTGAACAGTCGTTTTACCTTTGATCAGTTTGTTATTGGCTCATCCAATAGGTTTGCCCATGCAGCCAGCCTTGCGGTGGCTGAATCTCCTGCCAAGGCCTATAATCCGTTTTTTATATATGGAGGGGTGGGCCTAGGCAAGACCCATCTTATGCAGGCCATTGCCCATTTCATTCTAAAAAAGCGCAATGACGCAAAGATCACCTATATCCCTAGCGAAAAATTCACCAATGAACTCATCGGCGCTATTCAGCATCGTTCCACGTCACAATTTCGTACTAAATACCGCAATGTTGATGTGTTGTTAATAGATGATATCCAATTCATCGCTGGTAAAGAATCTACACAAGAAGAGTTTTTTCATACCTTTAATGAATTATATGATCACCATAAACAGATCGTTCTCTCCTCGGATAGGCCGCCACGAGAAATAGCCAACCTGGAAGAAAGACTTATCTCCCGATTCCAATGGGGATTGATTACGGATATTCAACCGCCAAATTTTGAAACGCGCATTGCTATTCTAAAGAAAAAAATCGAACATGAACCAGTGCAGGTTCCGGAAGATGTCGTCTATTTTATCGCTGATTTAATAAAGACCAATATTCGGGAATTAGAAGGGGCCCTGATCCGTGTCATTGCCTATTCGCTGCTTGAGGAAAAAACAATATCCTTGAATCTAGCTCAAGACGTATTACGAGACATGTTAACCGAGTCTGCCAAAATCATTACAATCGAGCGCATACAGAAAGAGGTAGCCGGCATGTTTAATGTAACGGTTAATGAGGTGCGCTCGAAACGCCGCACTAAAAATATTATTTTACCTCGACAGATTGCCATGTATCTTGCAAGAGAGTTAACGACTCAATCTTTGCCGGAAATCGGCGAGGCCTTTGGAGGAAAAAACCACACTACAGTACTCTATGCCTGCAAGAAGATAAAAAAAGAAATTAACAACAATAAACAGGTAAGTAATTTTGTAAGTAGTATCTTAAAAAATATTAAACAATAA
- a CDS encoding DUF721 domain-containing protein: protein MKTLSDSIEKVIGKLEEKREKKGGEIYAQWPKIVGVLFSRHCSPVDLKEGTLIINVESSAWMYMLRLKKGQILQKLNKISVQKIQAVKLRIGKIF from the coding sequence ATGAAGACGTTATCCGATTCTATAGAGAAGGTAATTGGTAAATTAGAAGAAAAGCGAGAGAAAAAAGGCGGCGAGATTTATGCCCAGTGGCCTAAAATAGTGGGGGTCTTGTTTTCGAGACATTGTTCTCCTGTAGATTTAAAAGAGGGCACCTTAATAATAAATGTTGAGAGTTCAGCATGGATGTATATGTTACGTTTAAAAAAAGGGCAGATTTTACAGAAGCTTAATAAGATAAGCGTGCAAAAAATACAGGCAGTCAAGCTACGTATTGGTAAAATATTTTAG
- the dnaN gene encoding DNA polymerase III subunit beta: MKICVNKEIFLETISKVTNVINPRSNLPILSNVLVEAVGSKMKLTATDLDIGITTQIQTTVNEPGAITIPAKRFFEIIKELPEGDIRIVVKKNNSIHIESNDCFFKLMGLPKEEFPKLPDFKNKDVLKFNQATLLSMLELTSFAVSHDETRYVLNGILFETNGQNLTLVATDGRRLALISKDIISKGPGKNEHFIVPTKAIQELMRALRQSEEDVNFVLTENQALFEIGNTSIVSRLIEGGFPNYKQVIPVDNPYNARLERLVFLSALRRASLLTTTDYQTVRLELFKDKMVISKSTPDVGESREEIPMQYQGKEMVIGFNPYYLVEVLKNLRVPEVCLEFSDPEKPALLKEGDYLYVVLPMRI; encoded by the coding sequence ATGAAAATCTGTGTAAACAAAGAAATCTTTTTAGAAACGATATCAAAAGTAACTAATGTCATAAATCCAAGAAGCAATCTGCCTATTCTATCCAATGTTCTTGTAGAAGCTGTAGGTTCTAAGATGAAGTTAACTGCTACAGATTTAGACATAGGGATAACAACGCAAATTCAAACAACAGTAAATGAACCCGGAGCAATAACCATACCTGCTAAAAGGTTTTTTGAGATTATTAAAGAACTACCAGAGGGCGATATCCGCATTGTTGTCAAGAAAAACAACTCAATCCACATCGAAAGCAATGATTGCTTCTTTAAACTTATGGGCTTGCCCAAAGAAGAGTTTCCCAAACTGCCGGATTTTAAAAATAAAGATGTTTTAAAATTCAATCAAGCAACACTACTTTCAATGTTGGAATTGACTTCATTTGCTGTTTCTCATGATGAAACCCGTTATGTTTTAAATGGAATTCTATTTGAAACAAACGGGCAGAATTTAACATTGGTAGCTACGGACGGAAGAAGATTAGCCCTTATTTCTAAAGATATAATTTCTAAAGGGCCCGGCAAAAACGAACATTTCATTGTTCCAACAAAAGCAATCCAGGAGTTAATGCGCGCGCTACGCCAGAGCGAAGAAGATGTAAATTTTGTACTAACCGAAAACCAGGCCCTTTTTGAAATTGGAAACACCTCGATTGTTTCGCGTTTAATTGAGGGAGGATTTCCTAATTATAAACAGGTTATACCAGTTGATAATCCCTATAATGCTCGCCTAGAGCGTCTAGTGTTCTTATCTGCCCTGAGGCGGGCTAGTCTCTTGACCACAACCGATTATCAGACAGTTAGGCTGGAATTGTTCAAAGATAAGATGGTAATCTCTAAATCCACCCCTGATGTAGGAGAGTCTCGGGAAGAAATCCCGATGCAATACCAGGGTAAAGAGATGGTAATAGGATTTAACCCCTATTATCTTGTTGAGGTATTAAAGAATTTAAGGGTACCAGAGGTTTGCTTAGAATTTAGCGATCCAGAAAAACCAGCGCTTTTAAAAGAAGGGGACTATCTATACGTTGTGTTGCCGATGAGAATCTAA
- the gyrB gene encoding DNA topoisomerase (ATP-hydrolyzing) subunit B, producing the protein MAKERVYDATTIQVLEGVEAVRLRPAMYIGDTSTRGLHHLVYEVVDNSIDEALAGFCTKITVVVHGDNSVSVTDNGRGIPVDIHKTEKKPAVEVVLTTLHAGGKFDHRVYKVAGGLHGVGVSVVNALAERLEVEIKRDGQIYHQRYLRGKTASKLTKAGKIKTTGTKVTFKPDRSIFKSINFSYDILSQRLRELAFLNKGLEIILKDERSDKEAVFKFSGGIVSFVEYLCKNKNVLHKKIIYFEKEKDGVSLEVALQYNDGYTENIFSFANNINTIEGGTHLSGFKSALTRAINQYAKNKKLLKNDSASMSGDDTREGLTGVISVKLPNPQFEGQTKTKLGNSEMDGLVASNVFDSLSTYFEEHPPIANKIVDKVITASRAREAARKARELTRRKGALESGSLPGKLADCSERDPKLCELYIVEGDSAGGCFSGDTRVALVDGRHLSFRELVKEWARGKKNYCYTIKENGIIGIEQILFPRVTQRNVKAIKVTLDTKEEVICTPDHKFMLRDGSYVEARNLQADMSLMPFRGTREAVTVSTSNHRIKRVEALREKIDVYDLEVPHTHNFALSCGIFVHNSAKQGRDRRFQAILPIKGKILNAEKARMDKILGNEEVRTIITALGTGVGEEFNIEKLRYDKIVLMADSDVDGSHIRTLLLTLLFRQIPKLVESGHIYIAQPPLYKIKRGQREEYIQTEQEIKDLLLDLGREDYTLVNTKQKKTYTDKQFKELLDLLSEMEQLGSFLRKRGVSLEDLLQIRHKKTKKLPIYRIKVDGKHHFVYSEEELEKLNKSFENLDEDLLELYETQEINEIIIKIEKLGIEIDTYSYQPQKEAKQKIKPVYSIDNKKERFEFFNLKEVLNFVKQQAKKGMHIQRYKGLGEMNPHQLWETTMDPEKRTLLQVKLEDAVEADKIFTILMGDAVQPRREFIEQNAHAVKNLDI; encoded by the coding sequence ATGGCAAAAGAAAGAGTATATGATGCGACAACAATTCAGGTGCTGGAAGGCGTAGAGGCGGTCAGGCTCAGGCCGGCAATGTATATCGGTGATACATCGACTCGGGGCTTGCACCATTTGGTATATGAGGTAGTAGATAATTCTATCGATGAGGCCTTGGCGGGTTTTTGCACCAAGATTACTGTTGTTGTACATGGAGATAACAGCGTTAGCGTTACAGATAACGGCAGAGGCATACCCGTTGATATACATAAGACGGAGAAAAAGCCAGCCGTAGAGGTAGTATTGACCACTTTACATGCTGGTGGTAAGTTCGACCATCGTGTTTATAAGGTAGCAGGTGGTTTACATGGGGTTGGCGTAAGCGTTGTTAATGCCCTTGCAGAGCGGCTTGAAGTTGAAATAAAAAGGGACGGACAAATTTATCACCAGAGATATCTGCGTGGCAAAACCGCCTCTAAATTGACAAAGGCAGGAAAGATCAAGACCACAGGCACAAAGGTCACATTCAAACCAGATAGATCAATATTTAAATCCATTAATTTTTCCTATGACATTTTATCCCAGCGCTTGAGAGAATTGGCCTTTTTGAATAAAGGCCTAGAAATCATCCTAAAGGATGAGCGCTCTGATAAAGAGGCGGTGTTTAAATTTAGTGGCGGCATTGTTTCCTTTGTCGAGTATCTGTGTAAGAATAAAAACGTTTTGCATAAAAAAATAATTTATTTTGAGAAAGAAAAAGATGGAGTGAGCCTCGAGGTCGCCCTGCAATATAATGATGGCTATACTGAGAATATATTTTCTTTTGCCAACAACATTAATACCATAGAGGGCGGCACACATTTAAGTGGGTTTAAATCAGCGCTTACGCGGGCAATAAATCAATACGCAAAAAACAAAAAACTGCTTAAGAATGATTCAGCCTCAATGAGCGGCGACGATACCCGAGAAGGACTAACGGGTGTTATCAGTGTAAAGTTGCCCAATCCCCAATTTGAAGGCCAGACAAAGACAAAATTAGGTAATTCTGAAATGGATGGCTTGGTTGCTTCCAATGTCTTTGACAGCCTGAGCACATATTTTGAGGAACATCCGCCTATAGCCAATAAGATCGTGGACAAGGTCATAACAGCTTCCAGGGCGCGTGAGGCTGCCAGAAAGGCAAGGGAGCTGACTAGAAGAAAAGGCGCCCTAGAGAGTGGCTCGTTGCCAGGAAAACTTGCTGATTGCTCTGAGCGTGATCCAAAACTATGCGAACTTTATATTGTGGAGGGAGATAGCGCCGGTGGCTGCTTTTCAGGGGATACAAGAGTTGCCCTTGTTGATGGCAGGCATTTAAGCTTTAGAGAGTTAGTCAAAGAATGGGCCCGAGGAAAGAAAAATTATTGCTATACAATCAAGGAAAACGGAATAATAGGCATTGAGCAGATATTGTTTCCGCGAGTAACGCAAAGAAATGTAAAAGCTATAAAGGTAACCCTGGATACCAAGGAAGAAGTGATATGTACCCCTGACCACAAGTTTATGTTAAGGGATGGATCATATGTTGAGGCTAGAAATTTGCAGGCAGACATGAGCCTAATGCCTTTTAGGGGAACGCGTGAAGCCGTGACCGTGAGCACTTCCAATCATAGAATAAAGAGAGTCGAAGCCTTAAGAGAAAAAATTGATGTTTACGATTTAGAGGTTCCTCATACGCATAACTTTGCTTTATCTTGCGGTATATTTGTCCATAATAGTGCCAAGCAAGGCAGAGATAGACGATTTCAGGCAATTCTGCCGATAAAAGGAAAGATTCTAAACGCTGAAAAAGCCAGGATGGATAAGATTTTGGGCAACGAAGAGGTAAGGACAATTATTACAGCTTTAGGCACTGGTGTGGGCGAAGAGTTTAATATTGAAAAACTCAGATATGATAAGATTGTGCTTATGGCTGACAGCGATGTTGACGGCTCCCACATACGCACCTTGTTGTTAACCTTGCTCTTCCGGCAAATACCTAAGCTGGTCGAAAGCGGTCATATTTATATTGCCCAGCCTCCACTTTATAAGATTAAGCGCGGGCAACGGGAGGAATACATTCAGACAGAGCAAGAAATTAAAGACTTATTGTTGGACTTAGGCAGGGAAGATTATACTCTGGTCAACACAAAGCAAAAGAAAACCTATACTGACAAACAGTTCAAAGAGCTTTTGGACCTGTTGTCTGAAATGGAGCAATTAGGGTCTTTTTTGAGGAAAAGGGGAGTGAGTTTAGAAGATTTGCTACAAATTAGGCATAAGAAGACCAAAAAACTACCTATTTATAGGATAAAAGTGGATGGTAAACATCATTTTGTCTATTCGGAAGAAGAATTAGAAAAACTTAATAAAAGTTTTGAGAATCTTGACGAGGATTTGTTGGAACTATATGAAACACAAGAAATTAACGAAATTATTATAAAAATTGAAAAACTAGGTATTGAAATTGACACTTATAGTTACCAGCCTCAGAAAGAGGCGAAACAAAAAATCAAGCCCGTATATAGTATAGACAATAAGAAAGAAAGGTTTGAATTTTTTAACTTAAAAGAGGTCTTAAATTTCGTTAAGCAGCAGGCCAAAAAGGGCATGCATATCCAGCGCTATAAAGGATTAGGAGAGATGAACCCGCATCAATTGTGGGAGACAACTATGGATCCGGAAAAGCGCACCCTACTTCAGGTTAAGCTTGAGGATGCTGTTGAGGCAGATAAGATATTTACCATACTCATGGGAGATGCTGTACAGCCGCGCAGGGAATTTATTGAACAGAACGCGCATGCAGTGAAAAACCTGGATATTTAA